A genomic stretch from Salarias fasciatus chromosome 18, fSalaFa1.1, whole genome shotgun sequence includes:
- the opn4.1 gene encoding melanopsin-like produces the protein MSRLHPSRASPPCSLGENCTGHHHHFRTSKLLHTSGLAPTHSTHLQPNLFPTVDVPDHAHYIIGAVILLVGVTGMLGNAMVIYVFCRSRTLRSPSNLLVVNLATADFLMSLTQSPVFFVASLHRRWVFGELACELYAFCGALFGITSMMTLTAIAVDRCLAITQPLALMGGMSRQRVLMVMVGVWLYSLGWSLPPFFGWSAYVPEGLQTSCSWDYMSFTASVRTYTILLFVCVFFVPLALIAGCYFAIFRAVRQAGQEVQQLSSGETSKAYERLRSEWRLAKVALGVILLFIISWSPYSVVALTATAGYAHLLTPYMNSVPALIAKASAIHNPIIYALTHPKYRAAIGRYIPLLRTVLRLKEKDLRSSYSSSAASSRRTTLTGSPAVRLSARARTNGQWGKSRLSSASDSESCWTESEADGSSAGSTALNRQVSTQVTAEPQHFTQPSQQKGTIDNDSTDKDAATEAKPLLLPL, from the coding sequence ATGAGTCGCCTCCACCCCAGCAGGGCTTCGCCTCCCTGCTCTTTGGGAGAGAACTGCACGGGCCACCATCATCACTTCAGGACCTCCAAGCTGCTTCACACGTCCGGCCTTGCTCCCACACACAGCACTCACCTGCAGCCCAACCTTTTCCCCACCGTGGACGTCCCTGACCATGCCCACTACATCATCGGCGCGGTCATCCTTTTGGTGGGGGTGACAGGCATGCTCGGTAATGCTATGGTTATTTATGTGTTCTGTCGCAGCCGGACTCTGCGCTCGCCCAGCAACCTACTGGTGGTCAACCTGGCGACGGCTGACTTCCTGATGTCTTTAACGCAGTCTCCCGTCTTCTTCGTGGCCAGCCTGCACCGTCGCTGGGTGTTTGGTGAACTGGCGTGCGAGCTGTACGCTTTCTGTGGAGCTCTGTTTGGAATCACCTCCATGATGACGTTGACTGCCATTGCGGTGGACCGCTGCCTGGCCATCACACAGCCACTGGCGCTGATGGGCGGGATGAGTCGCCAGCGGGTCTTGATGGTGATGGTTGGGGTGTGGCTGTACTCCCTGGGCTGGAGTTTGCCGCCGTTCTTTGGGTGGAGTGCTTATGTCCCTGAGGGACTTCAGACATCCTGCAGTTGGGACTACATGAGTTTCACGGCTTCGGTGCGCACCTACACCATCCTGCTCTTCGTCTGTGTTTTCTTCGTCCCACTTGCTCTCATTGCTGGGTGCTACTTTGCCATCTTCCGGGCGGTGCGGCAAGCTGGTCAAGAGGTGCAGCAGCTAAGCAGCGGAGAGACGAGTAAGGCTTACGAGCGTCTGAGGAGTGAGTGGCGATTGGCTAAAGTTGCTTTGGGAGTCATCTTGTTGTTTATTATTTCCTGGTCACCATATTCTGTGGTTGCCCTGACTGCCACTGCGGGCTATGCCCATCTGCTCACTCCCTACATGAACTCAGTTCCGGCCCTCATTGCCAAGGCCTCCGCCATCCACAACCCCATCATCTACGCCCTCACACATCCAAAATACCGAGCTGCCATTGGTCGTTATATCCCACTTCTGCGCACTGTGTTGCGGCTAAAGGAGAAGGATCTCCGTTCATCTTACAGCTCGAGTGCGGCGTCGTCTCGCCGTACGACTCTGACGGGCTCACCGGCAGTTCGACTCAGTGCCAGAGCCCGGACCAACGGCCAGTGGGGGAAGAGCCGGCTGTCCTCTGCGTCTGACAGTGAGTCCTGCTGGACAGAGAGCGAAGCCGATGGATCGAGCGCCGGATCGACCGCCTTAAACCGGCAAGTGTCCACACAGGTCACCGCTGAGCCACAGCACTTCACCCAGCCGAGCCAGCAGAAAGGAACCATCGACAATGACTCAACTGACAAAGATGCTGCAACTGAGGCCAAAccactgctgcttcctctgtga